A window from Rhodothermales bacterium encodes these proteins:
- a CDS encoding TonB-dependent receptor, which yields MALPDEAAAQSITIDIRKAPLREALDYLSLKSGVDFVYSVRLIEENTATCHYEGESFEEALRCVLVDTNVRSISLHAKQYVLAPAIEGGAGLAGSSASRQNNLALGRIVDRQTGAPLPGAHIYLIDEQRGATSRSDGTFTLTHLQRGDHRVRVSYLGYLPVDTTLAAPGSRALLALNPVALETDGLLVEAPAPSRRDELPIPGVLAISIQDIEAMPAFNSENDLFNTLQWTPGVRKEGGINTGLLVRGGAPDQNLYLLDGAPVYHPWHAFNLVSTFQSDTFKDIKLYRGAFPAQHGGRLSSILDANLKDGSRTQPQARVALSALSGRFLFESPLTRRSSFMVSGRRSYLDKLIGREHPVEDRSGVRDTLRTGYYFSDFTAKLAYKPGNEHRLSFTYYAGRDVLDLRLPFDLSLDFSSWLRPADLYFEVDHSWGNRLYSFQHKYLVSRRLLLTTTAYRTSYNANEGALIRPTSNAIVDSYYHVRVRDLGVKVDGDYFASDAHHIQFGFQAIDHAFNSSIDARIQRTPSAIDTTSDASAVGAREQVTYLEDTWRPTSRLTLQPGVRLSRFSSRQRLYTSPRLSVEYVADPRWLVLRSAFGQQVQFMQRLRDRYSLIYDLVSSRWIPTDRSVRPSTGYQASLEGESHPFPWLMLAAETYIRHADRVLIPTDEFQTKDELIGPGIELGSLLAQYTQGKSRGYGMEFTAQARRGPWLFWVNYAGSRALIRESNGTLADYRPTDYDAPRLFRSTITRFFNTWNVTLSTTARSGYPLTVPVARYSLNGPTGEPPTAYLYRPEINNGRLPPYLRFDVTISNRFTLIGAQWKAQLHVFNITNRRNVIDRLYDPAQSIVVPRDLKGLPILPLFELEMEL from the coding sequence ATGGCACTGCCCGATGAGGCGGCCGCCCAATCGATCACCATCGACATCCGCAAGGCACCACTCCGGGAAGCACTTGACTACCTCAGCCTCAAAAGCGGGGTCGACTTCGTCTATTCCGTGCGGCTCATCGAGGAGAACACGGCGACGTGCCACTACGAGGGCGAATCGTTTGAAGAGGCGCTGCGCTGCGTGCTGGTCGACACCAACGTCCGCTCGATCTCCCTGCATGCCAAGCAGTACGTGCTCGCGCCGGCGATCGAAGGCGGCGCCGGCCTCGCCGGATCGAGCGCTTCCCGACAGAACAACCTGGCGCTGGGGCGCATCGTGGATCGCCAGACCGGGGCGCCGCTGCCCGGCGCCCACATCTACCTCATCGACGAGCAGCGCGGCGCGACATCCCGCAGCGACGGCACCTTTACGCTCACGCACCTGCAACGCGGCGATCACCGGGTCCGCGTCTCGTACCTCGGCTACCTCCCGGTCGACACCACTCTCGCCGCGCCCGGCAGCCGGGCGCTCCTGGCGCTGAACCCGGTCGCACTGGAGACCGACGGCCTGCTCGTCGAGGCCCCGGCACCCTCGCGGCGCGACGAACTGCCCATCCCGGGCGTCCTCGCGATATCGATACAGGATATCGAGGCGATGCCGGCGTTCAACAGCGAAAACGACCTTTTCAACACCCTCCAGTGGACGCCCGGCGTACGCAAGGAGGGCGGCATCAACACGGGGCTCCTCGTGCGAGGCGGCGCACCCGACCAGAATCTGTATCTGCTGGATGGCGCCCCGGTGTATCATCCGTGGCATGCCTTTAACCTCGTCTCCACCTTTCAGTCGGACACGTTCAAGGACATCAAGCTGTATCGCGGCGCGTTTCCGGCCCAGCACGGAGGCCGGCTCTCGTCGATCCTCGATGCGAACCTGAAGGACGGAAGCCGGACGCAGCCCCAGGCGCGCGTGGCGCTCAGCGCGCTGAGCGGCCGCTTCCTCTTCGAAAGCCCGCTCACCCGCCGGAGTTCGTTCATGGTGTCGGGCCGGCGGTCGTACCTCGACAAACTCATCGGGCGCGAGCACCCGGTAGAGGACCGCAGCGGGGTGCGGGATACCCTGCGCACGGGGTACTATTTCTCCGATTTTACCGCCAAGCTCGCCTATAAACCGGGCAACGAACACCGGCTCTCGTTCACGTATTACGCCGGCCGCGACGTCCTCGACCTGCGGCTTCCCTTCGATCTGTCGCTCGATTTTTCGTCCTGGCTGAGGCCGGCCGATCTGTACTTCGAGGTGGACCACTCCTGGGGCAACCGGCTCTACTCGTTCCAGCACAAATACCTCGTCTCACGCCGGCTGCTGCTGACGACCACGGCGTACCGGACCAGCTACAACGCCAACGAGGGCGCACTCATCCGCCCGACCAGCAACGCCATCGTGGACTCCTACTACCACGTCCGCGTGCGCGATCTCGGCGTCAAGGTCGACGGCGACTACTTCGCCAGCGACGCCCATCACATCCAGTTTGGATTTCAGGCCATCGACCATGCCTTCAACAGCAGCATCGACGCCCGCATCCAGCGAACGCCATCCGCCATCGACACCACCTCCGACGCGAGCGCGGTCGGCGCGCGCGAACAGGTGACCTATCTCGAAGATACCTGGCGCCCGACGTCTCGCCTGACCCTGCAACCCGGGGTACGCCTGAGCCGGTTCAGCAGCCGGCAGCGCCTGTACACGAGCCCGCGCCTGAGCGTCGAGTATGTAGCGGATCCGCGGTGGCTCGTCCTGCGGAGCGCGTTCGGCCAGCAGGTCCAGTTCATGCAGCGCCTGCGCGATCGCTACTCGCTGATCTACGACCTGGTATCCAGCCGATGGATTCCGACCGACCGCTCGGTGCGCCCGTCGACCGGCTACCAGGCGTCGCTCGAAGGCGAAAGCCACCCGTTTCCCTGGCTGATGCTCGCCGCCGAGACCTATATCCGGCACGCCGACCGCGTGCTCATCCCGACCGACGAATTCCAGACCAAGGACGAGCTCATCGGGCCGGGTATCGAACTCGGGTCGCTCCTGGCGCAGTACACCCAGGGCAAGAGCCGTGGATACGGGATGGAGTTCACGGCCCAGGCCCGGCGCGGCCCGTGGCTCTTCTGGGTGAACTACGCCGGCAGCCGCGCGCTCATCCGCGAATCGAACGGCACCCTGGCCGACTACCGGCCCACCGACTACGACGCGCCCCGCCTGTTTCGCTCGACCATCACCCGCTTTTTCAACACCTGGAACGTCACGCTCTCCACGACGGCCCGCAGCGGCTACCCGCTCACGGTGCCCGTTGCGCGCTACAGCCTCAACGGACCCACCGGCGAGCCGCCGACTGCGTATCTCTACCGCCCTGAAATCAACAACGGCCGGCTTCCGCCCTACCTCCGGTTCGACGTGACGATCAGCAACCGGTTTACGCTCATCGGCGCCCAATGGAAAGCGCAGCTGCATGTCTTCAACATCACGAACCGGCGCAACGTCATCGACCGCCTCTACGACCCGGCGCAGTCGATCGTGGTGCCGCGCGACCTCAAGGGGCTGCCGATCCTGCCGCTGTTCGAACTGGAAATGGAGCTGTGA
- a CDS encoding FecR domain-containing protein, producing MRDAYEAILHYDELTPEERGALRDELETHPELRTLLTRWQMLGAHVRERLNHDVPDRSLLVLYALEAEGVALSDEESARLHAGMPALRAALEAHPGLEDVTNQIREASRDFSQLWEEVPAAPARRDRAPSRRRGVRALWSNRLAGALVILAVVGSLSVYAWRSEHLVVVRTDPGQSEDIVFADGSTIRLHGKSRLSYRRRDDAPAYTRTVSLRGQAFFHIIPGNEAFVVETPAALTRAIGTSFSVEASLAETRVILANGQVSVTSRRWNHPPVTLAPGEMSRIQVLRAPTPPVAVQDMTRTLSWSGYLVFHDTPLRDVASHLSRTYGAEVTVAPSLEEERFTATLSPDSLSIDQTMNLLATAFNGHVDRNGAAFHLATGAP from the coding sequence CCCGAACTCAGGACCCTGTTGACGCGCTGGCAGATGCTGGGCGCGCACGTGCGGGAACGCCTGAACCACGATGTGCCCGACCGCTCCCTGCTCGTACTGTATGCGTTGGAAGCGGAAGGCGTTGCCCTGAGCGACGAAGAATCGGCACGCCTGCACGCCGGCATGCCGGCGCTGCGCGCGGCGCTGGAAGCGCATCCCGGGCTCGAGGACGTCACCAACCAGATCCGCGAGGCGAGCCGGGATTTCAGCCAGCTCTGGGAAGAGGTCCCCGCGGCGCCGGCGCGGCGCGATCGCGCCCCGAGCCGCCGACGCGGTGTACGCGCCCTGTGGTCAAATCGTCTGGCCGGCGCGCTGGTCATCCTTGCGGTGGTTGGCAGCCTGTCCGTTTATGCCTGGCGCAGCGAACACCTCGTCGTCGTCCGCACCGATCCGGGGCAGAGCGAGGACATCGTATTCGCGGACGGCTCCACGATCCGGCTGCACGGCAAGTCGCGCCTGTCGTATCGCCGGCGCGACGACGCGCCCGCGTACACCCGGACGGTCTCGCTGCGCGGCCAGGCCTTTTTCCACATCATCCCGGGCAATGAAGCGTTTGTCGTGGAGACGCCGGCGGCGCTGACGCGCGCGATCGGGACCAGCTTCAGCGTTGAAGCCAGCCTCGCCGAAACGCGCGTCATCCTGGCCAACGGCCAGGTGTCCGTCACCTCCCGCCGCTGGAATCATCCTCCGGTGACGCTGGCGCCGGGCGAGATGAGTCGTATCCAGGTCCTGCGCGCGCCGACGCCCCCGGTTGCGGTGCAGGACATGACGCGCACGCTGAGCTGGTCCGGCTATCTCGTCTTTCACGACACCCCGCTCCGCGACGTAGCCAGCCACCTGAGCCGCACCTATGGCGCGGAAGTGACCGTCGCCCCCTCGCTGGAAGAGGAGCGGTTCACGGCCACGCTGTCGCCGGACAGCCTCTCCATCGATCAAACGATGAACCTGCTCGCCACCGCCTTCAACGGGCATGTCGACCGCAACGGGGCCGCTTTTCATCTCGCCACCGGCGCGCCGTAA